A region of bacterium DNA encodes the following proteins:
- the gltX gene encoding glutamate--tRNA ligase, which yields MSDVRVRYAPSPTGYLHVGGLRTALYNYLFARQHGGTFVLRIEDTDQTRKVEGAVENLLEVLEWLGLEFDEGPSRGGEYGPYVQSERLEMYREHVRILAGTGHAYPCFCSSAELDAMRLDQQARGRVPMYDRRCRRMDPAAAKARIDAGEPHVWRMAVPERRVLMISDVIRGDVRFDTDTVDDQVLLKSDGFPTYHLANVVDDHFMKISHVIRGEEWLPSTPKHVLLYEFFGWTAPVFAHLPLLLNADRSKMSKRSGDVAVEEYRKKGILPQALINFVALLGWHPQDDREVFTVPELIHEFSLERVNKAGAIFDMAKLEWMNGEHLRMLSDEAALDYLLQFTNGSVSRDVLRQVWPMMKTRIRLPKDLFGDNLYFFADPVEYDPAGVAKHFANPEIMQVLDAYRDELGRVEPFDAATLEAHLRALAERHTLSAGKLIHPTRLALTGKTVSPGLFEMMEMLGRDTVVRRLAKALRR from the coding sequence ATGTCTGATGTTCGCGTTCGCTATGCTCCCAGTCCCACCGGCTATCTGCACGTCGGCGGTCTGCGTACGGCACTCTACAATTACCTGTTCGCCCGGCAGCATGGCGGCACGTTTGTGCTGCGCATCGAAGACACCGATCAGACCCGCAAGGTGGAAGGCGCCGTCGAGAATTTGCTCGAAGTGCTGGAGTGGCTCGGCCTGGAGTTCGATGAAGGGCCGTCGCGCGGCGGAGAGTATGGACCGTACGTGCAATCGGAGCGTCTGGAGATGTACCGCGAGCATGTGCGAATTCTCGCCGGGACCGGACATGCCTATCCCTGTTTCTGCAGCAGCGCGGAACTGGATGCGATGCGCTTGGATCAGCAGGCGCGGGGCCGCGTGCCCATGTATGACCGCCGTTGCCGCAGGATGGATCCTGCCGCTGCCAAAGCGCGGATCGACGCCGGAGAGCCGCATGTCTGGCGCATGGCCGTGCCCGAGCGGCGCGTACTGATGATCAGCGACGTGATCCGCGGCGATGTACGCTTCGACACCGACACGGTGGATGATCAGGTGCTGCTCAAATCGGATGGCTTTCCGACGTATCATCTGGCGAACGTGGTAGACGACCATTTCATGAAGATCAGCCACGTGATTCGCGGCGAGGAATGGCTGCCGTCCACCCCCAAGCATGTGCTGCTCTATGAATTTTTCGGCTGGACCGCGCCGGTGTTTGCCCATCTGCCGCTGCTGCTCAATGCCGACCGCAGCAAGATGTCCAAGCGGTCGGGCGACGTGGCCGTGGAAGAGTACCGCAAGAAGGGCATTCTGCCGCAGGCGCTGATTAATTTTGTCGCGCTGCTGGGATGGCACCCGCAGGATGACCGCGAAGTCTTCACCGTACCCGAGTTGATTCACGAATTTTCTCTCGAGCGCGTCAACAAGGCCGGCGCAATCTTCGACATGGCCAAGCTCGAGTGGATGAACGGTGAGCACCTGCGAATGCTCTCCGACGAGGCTGCGCTGGATTACCTGCTGCAGTTCACCAATGGCAGCGTGTCGCGCGACGTGCTTCGCCAGGTGTGGCCGATGATGAAGACGCGGATCCGCCTGCCCAAAGATCTGTTCGGCGACAATCTCTATTTCTTTGCCGATCCGGTGGAGTACGACCCGGCGGGTGTGGCCAAGCACTTTGCCAATCCTGAGATCATGCAGGTGCTGGATGCCTACCGCGACGAACTGGGCCGCGTCGAGCCCTTCGATGCCGCGACGCTGGAAGCCCATCTACGCGCGCTGGCCGAGCGTCACACGCTCTCGGCGGGCAAGCTCATTCATCCCACGCGTCTTGCGCTGACCGGCAAGACCGTCAGCCCGGGCCTGTTCGAGATGATGGAAATGCTGGGACGCGACACCGTGGTGAGACGACTTGCCAAGGCGCTGCGTCGCTGA